The Brachyspira sp. SAP_772 genome includes the window ATAGGCGATGGAATCTATCCTTATAGAAAGCCRGATRTAAAYATTTGGTATAACTTAAAAAAAGATTATAGCCTAATAGAAGAAGAAACTATTATGGTRGGAGATGGTGTTCCRGATTATGAGTTTGCCAAAAACGCTAATATCAAAGCACTAATTGCTTTATACGGCATTACAGACAAACAAACATTACTAAATTTAAAAAATGATTGTTATATAAACAATTTCAAAGAAGTAAAAGATTTTSTATTAGCTTACAACAAGTAAAATTTTCTATAYTTTCTACCGCACGGTGAATTAAKMAAAATATTTTATTCTATTTATAAAACAATTTTAATTATATTTTTAATCAAGCTCAACGTGCGAAGTGAAAACCTAAAAAACTAATAATAACTAGGGCGGGTGTGCTTATTTTAAGAAAACAATAAAACTAATGAAATTCATATTATTAGTTTTAA containing:
- a CDS encoding HAD family hydrolase, encoding YLDYYSKHSTDNTKLYDNVLETLTTLYKLNINMFIISNKPNEITITTAKKLNIFNYFKAVIGDGIYPYRKPDXNIWYNLKKDYSLIEEETIMVGDGVPDYEFAKNANIKALIALYGITDKQTLLNLKNDCYINNFKEVKDFXLAYNK